One Brassica napus cultivar Da-Ae chromosome A5, Da-Ae, whole genome shotgun sequence DNA window includes the following coding sequences:
- the BNAA05G31130D gene encoding uncharacterized protein BNAA05G31130D, whose amino-acid sequence MFFSNNSDLNTMMVVLLHYYLAHAYISHHKIQIYTLVNHKRRKRAKRKMDTMKTTKVKFTKEMIESIKDKLPRLSFLLLFLRQCYGGCGDRTHLLPCSITTASTRFWNLSDRPVELQIRVGSILKRVHTLKPGRSKKLRHSNLHRAYVPDQEGRRWLYYDDTCLPYVWVHETGTDLSKMVKQQYVSLDDLRDCSEIRVFKDLQRGCVSVEKRDRASALC is encoded by the coding sequence atgtttttttctaataattcaGATTTGAACACAATGATGGTAGTCCTCTTGCATTACTATTTAGCACACGCATATATATCACACCACAAAATCCAAATCTACACTCTCGTGAACcataagagaagaaagagagcaaaaagaaaaatggataCGATGAAAACAACAAAAGTGAAGTTCACAAAAGAGATGATAGAGTCTATCAAAGACAAGCTCCCAAGGCTCAGCTTTCTCCTCCTCTTTCTCCGACAATGCTACGGCGGTTGTGGAGACCGGACCCACTTACTCCCTTGCTCCATCACCACTGCCTCCACCCGCTTCTGGAACCTCTCTGATCGTCCCGTGGAGCTTCAGATTCGAGTCGGGTCGATCCTTAAACGTGTCCACACTCTCAAACCGGGACGTTCCAAAAAGCTCAGGCACAGTAACCTCCACAGAGCCTACGTTCCCGACCAGGAAGGACGTCGATGGTTGTACTACGACGACACGTGTTTACCGTACGTATGGGTTCACGAGACCGGTACGGACTTGTCTAAGATGGTGAAGCAACAGTACGTGAGTCTCGATGATCTTAGGGATTGCTCGGAGATTAGGGTTTTTAAGGATTTACAGAGAGGCTGTGTCTCTGTTGAGAAGAGAGACAGAGCTTCTGCTTTGtgttga
- the LOC106436272 gene encoding probable E3 ubiquitin-protein ligase LUL4, with the protein MGISFSTNRRRQSNRRHLLHHHPPPPYYYLDPPPPPQPFPPHYDYNYSTYHIPPPLPPPPQINSCSYGHPYHYYPQHPQYLTTAQPNWWGPTMRPGFVCPPQPQTQMQPLPPPYVENQNAKKVRNDVNVHRDKVRLEVDDLVPGHHLVSFVFDAIFHGSFTITFFAKEEPNCTFIPQFPEVYPPTRFSFQKGPGQRFLQPSGTGTDLSFFALDDLSKPLEEDVYPLVISAETVISPNPISEQSSVHKQVTQAVLEKDSDGSFKVKVVKQILWIEGVRYELRELYGSTTQGASSGLEDGGSGKECVICMTEAKDTAVLPCRHLCMCSDCAKELRLQSNKCPICRHPIEELLEINVNSSDEQHFT; encoded by the exons ATGGGAATCTCCTTTAGCACCAACAGAAGACGACAGAGCAACCGCCGtcacctcctccaccaccaccctCCACCGCCTTACTATTACCTTGaccctcctcctccgccgcagCCATTTCCACCGCATTATGACTACAACTACTCCACTTACCACATCCCTCCACCTCTACCACCACCGCCACAGATCAACTCTTGTTCCTACGGTCATCCTTACCATTACTACCCTCAGCATCCTCAGTATCTCACCACAGCTCAACCCAATTGGTGGGGTCCAACGATGAGACCTGGATTTGTCTGTCCCCCTCAACCTCAAACGCAAATGCAGCCTCTTCCACCTCCTTACGTGGAGAATCAGAACGCCAAGAAGGTGAGGAACGATGTCAACGTGCATAGAGATAAGGTGAGACTCGAAGTAGACGATTTAGTCCCTGGCCACCATCTAGTTTCCTTCGTCTTTGATGCCATTTTCCACGGCAG TTTCACTATCACCTTCTTTGCAAAGGAGGAACCAAACTGCACGTTTATCCCGCAGTTTCCAGAGGTTTATCCACCGACAAGGTTCTCTTTTCAGAAAGGTCCTGGACAGAGATTTCTACAGCCTTCAGGGACAGGAACCGACCTGAGCTTCTTCGCTCTTGACGATTTGTCAAAGCCCTTAGAAGAAGACGTGTACCCGCTTGTTATATCAGCTGAGACGGTGATCTCTCCAAATCCCATCTCAGAGCAATCATCAGTTCATAAGCAAGTCACGCAAGCGGTTCTTGAGAAAGACAGCGATGGATCTTTCAAAGTGAAAGTTGTGAAGCAGATTCTTTGGATCGAAGGAGTTCGGTATGAACTCCGTGAGTTGTATGGATCGACCACTCAAGGTGCATCCTCGGGGTTAGAGGATGGTGGTTCGGGTAAAGAATGTGTGATCTGCATGACTGAGGCTAAGGACACAGCTGTGCTGCCTTGTAGACATTTG TGCATGTGTAGTGACTGTGCGAAAGAATTGAGGCTTCAGTCTAACAAATGTCCCATTTGTAGACACCCTATCGAGGAGCTCTTAGAGATCAACGTGAACAGTAGTGATGAACAACACTTTACTTGA